A part of Microbulbifer salipaludis genomic DNA contains:
- the aroB gene encoding 3-dehydroquinate synthase, which produces MHSLHVDLGERSYPILIGSGLMADPAHFQQCIRGKQVLVVTNETIAPLYLDTLCDALQGFSRVDVVQLPDGEAFKTLDTVNRIFDTLLEKRHDRGTTIVALGGGVVGDMSGFAAACYQRGVDFVQVPTTLLSQVDSSVGGKTGVNHPLGKNMIGAFYQPQLVLIDIDTLNTLPDRELSAGIAEVIKYGMICDPAFFQWLEQNMDKLLARDPEALAYAVERSCADKAAVVAEDERESGRRAILNFGHTFGHAIEAVQGYGNWLHGEAVATGMVMAAELSRLRGWISEHDVARLRALLEKAALPQQSPEDMTVDDYLAAMSVDKKVKNGKLRLILLRGLGDARISDDTPKDQLIEVLRACGAR; this is translated from the coding sequence ATGCACAGTCTACACGTCGACCTGGGTGAGCGTAGCTACCCGATCCTGATCGGTTCGGGGCTTATGGCGGACCCTGCCCATTTCCAGCAATGCATTCGCGGCAAGCAGGTACTGGTCGTCACCAACGAGACCATCGCCCCGCTGTACCTGGATACCTTGTGCGACGCGCTGCAGGGGTTCTCCAGAGTGGATGTGGTGCAGCTCCCCGACGGCGAAGCCTTCAAAACCCTCGATACCGTCAATCGCATCTTCGATACGCTGCTCGAGAAGCGGCACGACCGCGGCACCACCATTGTCGCGCTTGGCGGTGGGGTAGTCGGCGATATGAGTGGCTTCGCCGCGGCCTGCTATCAACGGGGTGTGGATTTTGTTCAGGTGCCCACGACACTGCTGTCGCAGGTGGATTCCTCGGTGGGGGGCAAGACCGGGGTCAATCACCCACTGGGTAAAAACATGATCGGGGCCTTCTATCAGCCGCAGCTGGTGCTGATCGATATCGATACCTTGAACACCTTGCCCGACCGCGAACTCTCTGCCGGCATCGCCGAAGTCATCAAGTACGGCATGATCTGTGATCCAGCATTTTTCCAGTGGCTCGAGCAGAACATGGACAAGCTGCTCGCACGGGATCCCGAGGCCCTGGCCTACGCGGTCGAGCGCAGCTGTGCCGACAAGGCTGCGGTAGTGGCGGAGGATGAGCGGGAATCCGGGCGCCGTGCCATCCTGAATTTTGGTCACACCTTCGGACACGCGATCGAGGCTGTGCAGGGCTATGGCAACTGGCTGCATGGTGAGGCGGTCGCTACCGGTATGGTGATGGCGGCGGAGCTGTCGCGCCTGCGCGGCTGGATCAGTGAGCACGACGTGGCGCGCTTACGTGCGCTGCTAGAGAAGGCGGCTCTCCCGCAACAATCCCCCGAGGACATGACCGTCGATGACTATCTGGCGGCGATGTCGGTGGACAAAAAAGTGAAGAATGGCAAATTGCGCCTGATCCTGCTGCGTGGGCTGGGGGATGCCCGGATAAGCGACGACACACCGAAAGACCAGCTGATTGAGGTATTACGTGCCTGCGGCGCCCGATGA
- a CDS encoding shikimate kinase translates to MTQPIFLVGPMGAGKSTIGKLLATQLGLPFADSDKVLEDRTGADIPWIFDVEGEDGFRRRESEVLKDLCTGEPQVIATGGGIVVLPENRALLKAHGFVVYLRASLDQLVERTAKNNNRPLLQVADPKGKLREILLQREAFYSEVADLVCDTDDCTPKQAAALVSDRLLATVSG, encoded by the coding sequence ATCACGCAACCTATCTTTCTTGTCGGTCCTATGGGGGCCGGCAAGTCGACCATCGGCAAGCTGTTGGCAACCCAACTCGGGTTGCCTTTTGCCGATTCCGACAAAGTGCTCGAAGACCGCACCGGTGCCGATATCCCCTGGATTTTTGATGTTGAAGGGGAAGATGGGTTTCGCCGGCGGGAAAGTGAAGTGTTGAAAGATCTGTGCACCGGTGAGCCCCAGGTGATCGCCACGGGTGGTGGTATCGTGGTGCTGCCGGAAAACCGCGCGCTGCTCAAGGCGCACGGGTTTGTGGTCTACCTGCGCGCGAGCCTGGATCAGCTGGTGGAGCGCACCGCAAAAAACAATAATCGGCCCCTGCTGCAGGTGGCGGATCCGAAGGGCAAGTTGCGGGAGATCCTCCTGCAGCGGGAAGCTTTCTACAGTGAAGTAGCGGATCTTGTCTGCGATACCGACGACTGCACGCCCAAGCAGGCCGCCGCCCTGGTGTCGGACCGACTATTAGCCACCGTGAGTGGTTGA
- the pilQ gene encoding type IV pilus secretin PilQ — protein MITKQLAKVLARAASVLSRAKAPLLGLLLLPLATPSLASQLNDIQFSELPGSRLQLRLTFSDVPPEPTGYTIEQPARIVMDFAGVESVLPEKKYSLDIGAARSAVIVSSNDRTRLILNLDELPVYTSERVGNQVVLEVGANAAATAAVAAAPVTTTTNIGGNSQFRAAGNVAINNVDFRRGEGGEGKVIVSLTDPAVNIDVERTRGKIVLTFLGAELPPELRQRLDVTDFATPVSSISVDYDGRNTVISVDPHDGEYDYLAYQADTEYVLSVKPLTVAQVREKQKEFQFTGEKLSLNFQDIEVRSVLQLIADFTDLNLVASDTVQGRITLRLDGVPWDQALELILKAKGLDKRQEGNVIMVAPAAEIAERERRELETRKQLEELAPLRTEYIQIRYADARELFTLFAGEQGGQGGGFGQGNFAGGREDQDGRSILSARGSAIVDERTNTIILTDTEDKIAQFRDLISAIDIPIRQVMIEARIVTANTGFEKNLGVRWSYLEDHNISDDSIGIGSGSQLPGIADGDGNGPDLSAPETLHDPLLVDLGLAESAGSVAYAILKEDFLLGLELSALEDVGKAEIVSQPKVVTGDKQEASIRSGVEIPYLEATSSGAASVTFKEAVLLLNVTPQITPDDNIIMNLNIDQNSVGELFTNVITGAQIPAINVNSLQTKVLVANGETIVLGGIFEAQTLEGETKVPFLGDIPFLGHLFKRTTRQDDKRELLIFITPRIMQDEFMSFSK, from the coding sequence ATGATCACCAAGCAACTCGCCAAAGTACTGGCGCGGGCCGCCAGCGTACTGTCGCGTGCGAAAGCACCGCTGCTGGGCCTGCTGTTACTGCCGTTGGCGACGCCGTCCCTGGCCAGCCAGCTGAACGATATCCAGTTCTCCGAACTGCCCGGCAGTCGCTTGCAGCTGCGTTTGACCTTCAGTGATGTGCCCCCAGAGCCCACTGGTTATACCATTGAGCAGCCAGCCCGTATTGTCATGGACTTTGCTGGCGTGGAGAGCGTGCTGCCAGAGAAAAAATACTCGCTGGATATCGGTGCTGCGCGCAGTGCAGTGATTGTTTCCAGCAACGACCGCACTCGCCTGATTTTGAATCTGGACGAACTGCCGGTTTACACCAGTGAGCGGGTGGGCAACCAGGTGGTACTGGAAGTGGGTGCGAATGCAGCGGCCACCGCGGCGGTTGCCGCAGCGCCGGTGACGACCACCACCAACATCGGTGGTAATTCCCAGTTCCGCGCGGCGGGCAATGTTGCGATCAACAATGTGGACTTTCGCCGCGGTGAGGGCGGTGAAGGCAAAGTGATCGTGAGCCTGACCGACCCGGCGGTGAACATCGATGTCGAGCGCACCCGTGGCAAAATCGTACTGACTTTCCTCGGTGCCGAGTTGCCGCCTGAACTGCGCCAGCGCCTGGATGTGACCGACTTTGCCACCCCGGTGAGTAGCATCAGCGTGGATTACGACGGGCGCAACACGGTGATCTCCGTGGATCCCCACGATGGCGAATACGATTACCTGGCGTACCAGGCGGACACCGAATACGTGCTGAGCGTAAAGCCGTTGACGGTGGCGCAGGTGCGTGAAAAGCAGAAAGAATTCCAGTTCACCGGCGAGAAGCTCTCCCTGAACTTCCAGGACATTGAAGTGCGCTCGGTGCTGCAGTTGATTGCCGACTTCACCGACCTGAACCTGGTGGCCAGCGATACGGTGCAGGGTCGCATTACCCTGCGCCTCGACGGCGTGCCCTGGGATCAGGCGCTGGAACTGATTCTGAAGGCCAAGGGCCTGGATAAGCGTCAGGAAGGCAATGTCATCATGGTGGCGCCTGCGGCAGAGATTGCCGAGCGCGAGCGCCGTGAGCTCGAAACCCGCAAGCAGCTGGAAGAGCTGGCGCCACTGCGCACCGAGTACATCCAGATTCGCTACGCAGATGCCCGTGAGCTGTTCACCCTGTTCGCTGGCGAACAGGGAGGTCAGGGTGGTGGCTTCGGTCAGGGTAATTTTGCCGGTGGCCGTGAAGACCAGGATGGCCGCAGCATCCTGTCTGCCCGCGGCAGTGCCATTGTCGACGAGCGCACCAATACCATTATCCTCACGGATACCGAAGACAAGATCGCGCAGTTCCGCGACCTGATCAGTGCCATCGATATCCCCATCCGCCAGGTGATGATCGAAGCGCGTATCGTTACCGCCAACACCGGCTTCGAGAAGAACCTGGGTGTGCGCTGGAGCTATCTGGAAGACCACAATATCAGTGACGACTCGATCGGTATCGGATCTGGCTCACAGCTGCCGGGCATCGCCGATGGCGACGGTAATGGCCCGGACCTGTCGGCACCAGAGACCTTGCACGATCCCCTGCTGGTGGATCTTGGTCTCGCTGAGAGCGCGGGCAGTGTGGCCTACGCCATCCTGAAGGAGGATTTCCTGCTGGGTCTGGAGCTGTCTGCGCTGGAAGATGTGGGCAAGGCGGAAATCGTTTCCCAGCCGAAAGTGGTAACCGGCGACAAGCAGGAAGCCAGCATTCGCTCCGGTGTGGAAATCCCGTACCTGGAAGCCACCTCGTCCGGTGCTGCATCGGTGACCTTTAAAGAGGCGGTTCTGTTGCTGAATGTGACTCCGCAGATCACACCAGACGACAACATCATCATGAATCTGAACATCGACCAGAACAGTGTCGGTGAGTTGTTCACCAACGTGATTACCGGTGCCCAGATTCCTGCGATCAATGTCAACTCCTTGCAGACCAAGGTGCTGGTGGCCAATGGTGAAACCATCGTGCTGGGTGGCATCTTCGAGGCGCAAACCCTGGAAGGTGAGACCAAGGTGCCGTTCCTCGGGGATATTCCTTTCCTCGGCCATCTGTTCAAGCGCACCACCCGACAGGATGACAAGCGCGAGCTGCTGATTTTCATCACGCCGCGCATCATGCAAGACGAGTTCATGTCGTTCAGCAAGTGA
- a CDS encoding pilus assembly protein PilP, translated as MKKYFALSVALLALTGCSLDGSHSDLRQKMAAVKHKPKGQIDPIPTFTPYSPYVYSAAALRSPFVRPVLEADQRLVGRKLDVAPDQNRQKELLERYPFDALSMVGTLSRGGQLWALVNDGDGGIHRITIGNYMGKNHGRVVNASPAQLDVLEIVPDGTGGWIERPRALTLEDKDN; from the coding sequence ATGAAAAAATACTTCGCTCTGAGTGTTGCACTGCTGGCGCTGACAGGCTGTAGCCTGGATGGCAGCCACAGCGACCTGCGCCAGAAAATGGCGGCAGTAAAGCACAAGCCTAAGGGTCAGATTGACCCGATCCCTACCTTTACGCCCTATAGCCCCTACGTCTACAGCGCGGCAGCCTTGCGCAGCCCGTTTGTACGCCCTGTGTTGGAAGCCGATCAGCGCCTCGTTGGTCGCAAGCTGGATGTGGCGCCGGACCAGAATCGCCAGAAAGAGCTGCTTGAACGGTATCCGTTCGATGCGCTGTCCATGGTGGGTACCTTGTCCCGTGGTGGACAACTGTGGGCGCTGGTGAACGACGGTGATGGGGGGATTCATCGCATCACCATCGGCAATTACATGGGTAAAAACCACGGGCGTGTGGTCAACGCCTCGCCGGCACAACTCGATGTACTGGAAATTGTGCCGGATGGCACCGGCGGCTGGATCGAACGGCCGCGGGCTCTGACTTTGGAAGATAAGGACAACTAA
- a CDS encoding type 4a pilus biogenesis protein PilO, which produces MALEDTLKQLQELDINDIDFSRVGVWPLAGRIALLVVISAVLVGGGYFFMIKDRYGQLEFAANKERELFTQFERKSFEAANLDAYREQLAEMEETFGALLKQLPKDTEVPGLLEDIDEFGRGSGLTIQKVALEGEQVGEFYVELPIRIEVQGGYHEFGAFISGIAGMPRIVTLHDFTIETSKDGSHLLSMVVNAKTYRYKDQGEEG; this is translated from the coding sequence GTGGCGCTTGAAGATACTCTCAAACAGCTCCAAGAGCTGGATATTAATGACATCGACTTTTCCCGGGTCGGTGTGTGGCCCCTGGCGGGTCGCATCGCTTTGCTGGTTGTGATCTCTGCTGTGCTGGTTGGTGGTGGTTACTTCTTCATGATCAAGGATCGCTACGGTCAGCTGGAGTTCGCCGCCAATAAAGAGCGGGAGCTGTTTACCCAGTTTGAGCGCAAGTCCTTTGAAGCCGCCAACCTGGATGCGTACCGCGAGCAGCTGGCAGAAATGGAAGAGACCTTTGGAGCGCTGCTGAAGCAGCTGCCGAAAGACACCGAGGTCCCTGGCCTGCTGGAAGATATCGATGAATTCGGTCGTGGCAGCGGCCTCACCATTCAAAAAGTGGCACTGGAAGGCGAGCAGGTGGGCGAGTTCTACGTCGAACTGCCGATCCGCATTGAAGTCCAGGGCGGTTACCACGAGTTTGGCGCGTTTATCAGTGGCATCGCCGGTATGCCGCGCATCGTCACCTTGCACGATTTTACGATCGAAACCAGCAAGGATGGCTCCCACCTGCTGAGCATGGTGGTGAACGCCAAGACCTATCGCTATAAGGATCAGGGAGAAGAAGGATGA
- a CDS encoding PilN domain-containing protein, whose protein sequence is MAKINLLPWRQEYRAQKQKEFQQVAVLVVIAAGFSVFMWMKTVDSQIANQNERNQLLNTEITALNKQVREIKDLKKRRQELIDRMRVIQELQGNRPLAVRYFDDMVRAAPEGLWLTNLKRSGRTVTISGVAESNNRVSSFMRSLDQSEWYESPNLTGVTAKPEFGEQASAFEMTVSVSGRKKEEDDQSADGANSGA, encoded by the coding sequence ATGGCAAAGATTAACTTATTACCCTGGCGCCAGGAGTACCGGGCGCAGAAGCAGAAAGAGTTTCAGCAGGTTGCGGTGCTGGTGGTGATTGCCGCCGGCTTTTCCGTGTTCATGTGGATGAAGACCGTCGATTCGCAAATCGCGAACCAGAACGAGCGCAACCAGCTGCTGAATACTGAAATCACCGCGCTCAACAAGCAGGTGCGTGAGATCAAGGATCTCAAGAAGCGGCGCCAGGAGCTGATTGACCGCATGCGCGTCATTCAGGAGTTGCAGGGTAACCGCCCACTGGCGGTGCGCTACTTCGACGATATGGTGCGCGCAGCGCCCGAAGGACTATGGCTGACGAACCTCAAGCGCTCTGGCAGAACGGTAACGATCTCCGGCGTGGCTGAGTCCAATAACCGGGTGTCTTCGTTTATGCGCAGCCTGGACCAGTCCGAATGGTACGAGTCTCCCAACCTGACTGGCGTAACCGCCAAGCCGGAGTTTGGTGAGCAAGCGAGTGCCTTCGAAATGACGGTCAGTGTCAGTGGTCGCAAAAAAGAAGAAGATGATCAGAGCGCTGATGGCGCCAATAGTGGAGCGTAA
- a CDS encoding pilus assembly protein PilM yields MGMLPFLNKGPKAMLGLDISSTSVKLLELSRSGDKYRVESYAAEPLPPNAVVDKNINDVGAIAEAIRKVVRRSKTRLRQAAVAVSGSAVITKTLDMPADLSDDALEAQIALEADQYIPYPLDEVNLDFEVQGPSEKGEGQVEVLLAACRSENVEQRISALGEADLQPGVVDVEAYAIERAYTLMDNQFPAQEQLVVAVIDIGATMSALSVMVDGRTVYTREQLFGGRQLTDEIQRRYGLSSEEATLAKRQGGSGLPDDYYPEVLEPFRDAVVQQVTRSLQFFYSSTSYSDVDYILLGGGVAAMDGLAELVGQKLNKPTMVANPFRDMSVASRVNRQALASEAPSLMIAAGLAMREREF; encoded by the coding sequence ATGGGGATGCTCCCTTTTCTCAACAAGGGTCCGAAGGCAATGCTCGGGCTCGATATTAGCTCCACCTCGGTAAAGTTGCTCGAACTGAGTCGCAGTGGCGACAAATACCGCGTGGAAAGCTATGCAGCCGAGCCTCTACCCCCGAATGCGGTAGTGGATAAAAACATCAATGATGTGGGGGCCATCGCGGAAGCCATCCGCAAGGTGGTGCGGCGCTCCAAGACCCGCCTGCGCCAGGCGGCTGTGGCTGTGTCCGGTTCTGCGGTCATCACCAAGACCCTGGATATGCCTGCCGACCTTTCCGACGACGCGCTGGAAGCCCAGATTGCGTTGGAAGCGGATCAGTACATTCCCTACCCCCTCGACGAGGTCAACCTGGACTTTGAAGTGCAGGGGCCATCGGAGAAGGGTGAAGGGCAGGTTGAGGTGCTACTGGCCGCCTGCCGCAGCGAGAACGTTGAGCAGCGCATTTCGGCGCTGGGCGAGGCGGACTTGCAGCCGGGGGTGGTGGATGTAGAGGCATATGCCATCGAGCGCGCCTACACCCTGATGGACAATCAGTTCCCTGCCCAGGAGCAGCTGGTGGTCGCGGTGATCGATATCGGCGCCACCATGAGCGCCCTGTCTGTCATGGTCGACGGGCGCACCGTCTACACCCGCGAGCAGCTGTTTGGCGGTCGCCAGTTGACCGACGAAATCCAGCGCCGTTACGGACTGTCCTCGGAGGAAGCCACGCTGGCCAAGCGCCAGGGTGGCAGCGGTCTGCCGGATGACTACTACCCGGAAGTACTGGAGCCGTTCCGCGACGCCGTGGTGCAGCAAGTGACCCGTTCACTGCAGTTCTTCTATTCCTCCACCTCCTACAGTGACGTGGACTACATCCTCCTCGGTGGCGGCGTTGCCGCAATGGATGGTCTTGCCGAGCTGGTCGGTCAGAAACTGAATAAGCCCACCATGGTGGCCAATCCTTTCCGGGATATGAGTGTTGCATCCCGCGTCAATCGCCAGGCGCTCGCCAGTGAGGCCCCCTCGCTGATGATTGCCGCCGGCCTCGCGATGCGCGAGCGGGAGTTCTGA
- a CDS encoding penicillin-binding protein 1A, whose product MTEKARNRLISLLWLILAGAAAGAMAFSSIYIYLKPGLPSVETLRDIRLQTPLRIYSRDMKLIGEFGEKRRSPITIEQTPDMFIKAILAAEDDGFYSHNGVSIKGLMRAARQLVASGSIQSGGSTVTMQVARNFFLSREQRFIRKFNEILLSLQIERELSKDEILALYINKIFLGNRAYGFQAAAHVYYGQDINDLNLAQWAMMAGLPKAPSTYNPIANPSRALQRRNWILKRMLDLGYIDQNQYKNSITAPVTARYHGRDLDLSAPYVAEMARKEAVDLFGDAAYTDGYQVITTVDSKLQDAARKALQHGLETYDGRHGYRGPEQRLDAELLADNDQLVDLLKEIPILGGLEPAVVTAVAPQSLSVQLRDRRVVEIPWEHGLGDIRPYISENARGPRLKSADELFAPGDVVRLRRVVISAEEVAREQREAQAQAQESVAETLEETALTDDPFATPEGLEQAREEELPQPREEWHLTQIPAAQGALVSLEPEDGAIRALVGGYDFRQSHFNRVTQAARQPGSSFKPFIYSAALEKGYTAASIINDAPIIFEQTNLEDVWRPENDGGTFLGPTRLRKALYMSRNMVSIRLLQALGIDRALTFAEGFGFERSKLARNLSIALGSSALTPLEMVRGYAAFANGGYRVEPYLLDQVLDVHGDTVYQALPLTVCHECPVAGEERIPEAEPIDLLAVQQEAGADEPLELRTLPVAPLDTDEQARPRAPRAMSPETAYIMDSMLKDVIKRGTGRKALAMKRGDIAGKTGTTNGPRDAWFSGYSPHLATSTWVGFDDNTPIGRNEYGGSAALPIWIDFMSAALDGLPERHLAQPDDIVTMRINPRTGLRTSRGGIFEIFRADRVPGRETYGNYPSIYSDDGRGTPSRDNDQAQESLPEELF is encoded by the coding sequence ATGACCGAGAAAGCCCGCAACCGCCTGATATCTCTGCTGTGGCTGATTCTGGCCGGGGCCGCCGCTGGCGCCATGGCATTTTCCAGCATTTATATCTACCTGAAGCCAGGACTGCCCTCGGTGGAGACCCTGCGCGACATTCGCCTGCAGACCCCCCTGCGCATATACTCCCGGGACATGAAGCTGATCGGTGAGTTCGGTGAAAAGCGACGCAGCCCGATCACCATCGAGCAAACCCCCGACATGTTCATCAAGGCCATTCTTGCGGCGGAAGATGACGGCTTCTACTCCCACAACGGGGTATCCATCAAAGGCCTGATGCGTGCTGCGCGCCAGCTGGTGGCGAGTGGCTCGATCCAGTCCGGTGGCAGTACCGTGACCATGCAGGTGGCGCGAAACTTCTTCCTCAGCCGGGAACAGCGCTTCATCCGCAAATTCAATGAAATCCTGCTGTCCCTGCAAATCGAGCGCGAACTCAGTAAGGACGAAATTCTCGCCCTTTACATCAACAAGATCTTTCTCGGTAACCGGGCTTACGGCTTCCAGGCCGCTGCGCACGTGTATTACGGCCAGGACATCAACGACCTGAACCTGGCCCAGTGGGCCATGATGGCGGGGCTTCCGAAGGCGCCATCCACCTATAACCCCATCGCCAACCCCTCCCGCGCCCTGCAGCGCCGTAACTGGATCCTCAAGCGGATGCTGGACCTGGGGTATATCGACCAGAATCAGTACAAAAACTCCATTACGGCCCCGGTCACCGCCCGTTATCACGGCCGCGACCTGGATCTGAGTGCCCCTTACGTGGCCGAAATGGCCCGCAAGGAAGCCGTGGACCTGTTTGGTGATGCCGCCTATACCGATGGCTACCAGGTGATTACCACCGTCGACAGCAAGCTGCAGGATGCCGCGCGTAAGGCGCTGCAGCACGGCCTCGAAACCTATGACGGCCGCCACGGCTATCGCGGGCCCGAGCAGCGTCTGGATGCGGAACTGCTGGCGGATAACGACCAACTGGTCGACCTGCTCAAGGAAATTCCCATCCTCGGTGGCCTGGAGCCGGCGGTGGTGACCGCGGTCGCACCACAAAGTCTCAGCGTGCAATTGCGCGACCGGCGCGTGGTGGAGATCCCCTGGGAGCACGGCCTTGGCGACATCCGCCCCTACATTTCCGAAAATGCCCGCGGCCCACGCCTGAAGTCTGCAGATGAGCTGTTTGCCCCCGGCGATGTGGTGCGCCTGCGTCGCGTGGTGATCTCCGCCGAAGAGGTCGCCCGCGAGCAGCGGGAAGCGCAAGCCCAGGCGCAGGAGTCTGTGGCGGAAACCCTGGAGGAGACCGCACTCACCGACGATCCCTTCGCCACCCCAGAAGGCCTCGAGCAGGCGCGCGAGGAAGAGCTACCGCAGCCCCGCGAAGAGTGGCACCTGACCCAGATTCCCGCCGCGCAGGGCGCCCTGGTTTCACTGGAGCCGGAAGACGGCGCCATCCGCGCCCTGGTGGGCGGTTACGATTTCCGCCAGAGTCACTTCAACCGGGTGACCCAGGCCGCACGCCAGCCGGGGTCCAGCTTCAAGCCGTTCATTTATTCCGCGGCGCTGGAGAAAGGCTATACCGCCGCCAGCATTATCAATGACGCCCCGATCATCTTCGAACAGACCAATCTGGAAGACGTCTGGCGGCCCGAAAACGATGGCGGCACCTTCCTCGGCCCGACCCGCCTGCGCAAAGCGCTGTATATGTCACGCAACATGGTCTCCATCCGCCTGCTGCAGGCGCTGGGCATTGACCGCGCGCTCACCTTTGCCGAGGGCTTTGGCTTCGAGCGCAGCAAGCTCGCGCGCAACCTCTCCATTGCCCTCGGCAGCTCGGCACTCACGCCGCTGGAAATGGTGCGCGGCTATGCCGCATTCGCCAACGGTGGCTATCGCGTAGAGCCCTACCTGCTCGACCAGGTGCTGGACGTGCATGGTGACACCGTGTACCAGGCATTGCCGCTCACCGTGTGCCACGAGTGCCCGGTGGCCGGTGAGGAGCGCATCCCGGAGGCAGAGCCGATCGACCTGCTGGCGGTACAGCAGGAGGCGGGCGCTGATGAGCCGCTGGAGCTGCGCACCCTGCCGGTCGCACCGCTGGATACGGACGAGCAGGCGCGCCCGCGGGCGCCGCGTGCCATGTCACCGGAAACCGCCTACATCATGGATTCCATGCTGAAAGACGTGATCAAGCGCGGCACCGGCCGCAAGGCGCTGGCCATGAAGCGCGGAGATATCGCCGGTAAGACCGGTACCACCAACGGCCCGCGCGACGCCTGGTTCTCCGGCTACAGCCCCCATCTGGCCACCAGCACCTGGGTGGGCTTTGATGACAACACCCCCATCGGTCGAAATGAGTACGGCGGTTCCGCCGCGCTGCCAATCTGGATCGACTTCATGTCAGCCGCGCTGGACGGCCTGCCGGAGCGGCACCTGGCCCAGCCCGACGACATTGTCACCATGCGCATCAACCCGCGCACCGGCCTGCGCACGTCTCGCGGTGGTATCTTTGAAATCTTCCGAGCGGACCGGGTGCCCGGACGGGAAACCTACGGCAACTATCCGTCGATTTACTCCGACGACGGCCGCGGCACCCCGAGCCGGGACAATGACCAGGCCCAGGAGTCGCTGCCGGAGGAGTTGTTCTAA
- a CDS encoding chemotaxis protein CheW — protein sequence MSGIGVGTMATTEVPQEVSSLLLPLADGQLLVPVETLSEIIALQSPVSAFDAPDWYMGELHWREQRLPLISFEVMRGSPMPVLRSNCRIAVLSSGNSEGDLPFFAVVLQGTPRLVRVTPEELAGREGECAMGELMHVALSGEEAVIPNLAELEEACLAYRSRR from the coding sequence ATGAGTGGAATCGGCGTTGGTACCATGGCCACCACCGAAGTGCCTCAGGAGGTCAGCAGCCTGCTACTGCCACTGGCAGATGGCCAGCTACTGGTACCTGTGGAGACCCTGTCTGAAATTATTGCCCTGCAGAGCCCGGTATCCGCATTTGATGCGCCGGACTGGTATATGGGCGAACTGCACTGGCGGGAACAGCGTTTGCCGCTGATCTCCTTTGAGGTGATGCGGGGCAGCCCGATGCCGGTGTTGCGCAGCAATTGCCGCATCGCGGTACTGAGCAGTGGTAACAGTGAGGGCGACCTGCCGTTTTTTGCGGTGGTGCTGCAGGGTACCCCCAGGCTGGTGCGGGTTACGCCGGAGGAACTGGCTGGCCGCGAAGGCGAGTGTGCCATGGGTGAACTGATGCACGTGGCCCTGTCCGGCGAAGAAGCGGTGATACCGAATCTGGCAGAGCTTGAGGAAGCCTGTCTCGCTTACCGCAGCCGCCGCTGA